A single Bifidobacterium scardovii JCM 12489 = DSM 13734 DNA region contains:
- a CDS encoding COG1361 S-layer family protein, translating into MGNATQRTTAKLLKAIVAVLACTAMAGLTPAAYATAEGDAAAKTAQSVQTAQGAGVADGTSGDAGSATSGTVVKTVDGGAGGGASGGSGAGADGANGGATQIAGPVPNIIITNFSYGDNSVSVGSDFNLSFTFQNMGKVAIDNLVVTVDGGESFAIAGGTNTFYFDTLYAGWAMTQSLPMQALSSAKSGAQGVTVGFKYEYVDGGVRSASSSDIKISVPVSQPDRFQLTDPVLPEHVNAGEENTITMDYVNKGKGDISNVEATIEGEGIESSVKTQYVGNVASGANGSIGFAFTPTTAGDISAKLRVTYEDSDGKTQTKEFPITISAQEPAPMDHSNIDPDTGLPYDDPSASQQAGFPLWGWVAIVAAIVVVIVMAIVLVRRRKKAKGKHGGIDEEWDDWESGSVSGAASGAAGADNAAGPAAQADGAPTQIIADRPVAGDGPASGPAAAPSAS; encoded by the coding sequence ATGGGAAATGCAACGCAACGGACCACGGCGAAACTGCTGAAGGCGATCGTCGCCGTGCTGGCATGCACGGCGATGGCGGGTCTGACGCCGGCCGCCTACGCCACCGCCGAAGGCGACGCCGCGGCGAAAACCGCTCAGAGCGTACAGACCGCGCAGGGCGCCGGCGTGGCCGACGGCACCTCCGGCGATGCCGGAAGCGCCACGTCCGGCACGGTCGTGAAGACCGTCGACGGCGGTGCGGGCGGCGGCGCCTCGGGCGGCAGCGGGGCGGGCGCGGACGGCGCCAACGGGGGCGCCACCCAGATCGCCGGCCCGGTGCCCAACATCATCATCACCAACTTCTCCTATGGCGACAATTCGGTGTCGGTCGGCAGCGACTTCAACCTGTCGTTCACCTTCCAGAACATGGGCAAGGTCGCCATCGACAATCTCGTCGTCACCGTCGACGGCGGCGAGAGCTTCGCGATCGCGGGCGGCACCAACACCTTCTACTTCGACACGCTGTACGCCGGGTGGGCGATGACGCAGAGCCTGCCGATGCAGGCGCTTTCCAGCGCGAAAAGCGGCGCCCAGGGCGTGACCGTCGGCTTCAAGTACGAGTATGTGGACGGCGGCGTGCGCTCGGCGAGCTCCTCCGACATCAAGATCTCGGTGCCGGTCTCGCAGCCCGACCGTTTCCAGCTCACCGACCCGGTGCTGCCGGAGCACGTGAACGCGGGCGAGGAGAACACGATCACGATGGACTACGTGAACAAGGGCAAGGGCGACATCTCCAACGTCGAGGCGACCATCGAGGGTGAGGGCATCGAAAGCAGCGTCAAGACCCAGTACGTCGGCAATGTGGCGTCCGGCGCGAACGGGTCGATCGGCTTCGCGTTCACCCCGACCACGGCCGGCGACATCAGCGCCAAGCTGCGCGTCACCTACGAGGACTCGGACGGCAAGACGCAGACCAAGGAATTCCCGATCACGATCAGCGCACAGGAGCCGGCACCGATGGACCACAGCAACATCGACCCCGACACTGGGCTGCCCTATGACGACCCGTCCGCCTCGCAGCAGGCCGGGTTCCCGCTGTGGGGGTGGGTCGCGATCGTCGCTGCGATCGTCGTCGTCATCGTGATGGCGATCGTACTGGTCCGCCGGCGCAAGAAGGCCAAGGGCAAGCACGGCGGCATCGACGAGGAATGGGATGACTGGGAGAGCGGTTCCGTATCCGGCGCCGCGTCCGGTGCCGCCGGCGCGGATAACGCCGCCGGCCCCGCGGCGCAGGCCGACGGCGCGCCGACCCAGATCATCGCCGATCGGCCGGTCGCCGGCGACGGGCCCGCATCCGGGCCGGCCGCCGCGCCTTCCGCCAGCTGA
- a CDS encoding 1-deoxy-D-xylulose-5-phosphate synthase: MRDSILGTIHGPADVHALDADALPGLCSEIRRTLIAFGREHGGHIGSNLGLVEATVALHRVFDSPHDRIVFDVSHQSYVHKMLTGRASAYLDPALHDSVTGFTNPEESEHDQFVLGHTGTSISLACGLAKARDMAGGHSNVIAVIGDGSLSSAIAFEGLNNAAEQGGNLIIVFNDNEMSIAEDFGGMYGPLARLRASGGTSEPNIFRAFGLDYRYVERGNDVAALVRAFRKVKDIDHPVVVHIHTVKGLGLPETASDEAAEPQTLTSGRCEANHWQNPDSAAGQPAGARKHYGQLAMAALEPRFAQEPGLVVISPATPGSNGITRAFRERAGRHYVDTGITEEHAVAFASGIARAGGRPVLATSATFFQRTFDQLQQELALNGTPATLLDFGGGLSGADNTHSGAFDIAMFGNIPTLTCLAPTSGQAFLDMLAWSTGAGNTGPVVIRVPGDTILAAEREAARIREGRDGGSGASGANAGGTDVVRAEAADAAQHQQHGNAMPWSAYRIARRGARVAILALGNAYPLGCAVADALAGDAADPIVATLIDPQQFSTLDEETLLGLHTDHQVVVTLEDGQLEGGWGEKIAAFYARADAVHAGDESAAGPEPMRVLNFGAAKEFTDRVPLAELDERYGLTRDAVVGRIRSALAAL, translated from the coding sequence ATGCGCGACAGCATCCTGGGTACGATTCACGGCCCTGCCGACGTCCATGCCCTCGATGCCGACGCATTGCCCGGGCTCTGCTCGGAAATCCGGCGCACGCTGATCGCGTTCGGCAGGGAGCACGGCGGGCACATCGGGTCGAATCTCGGCCTGGTCGAGGCCACGGTGGCGCTGCACCGCGTGTTCGATTCGCCGCACGACCGCATCGTATTCGACGTGTCCCATCAGAGCTACGTGCACAAGATGCTTACCGGGCGGGCCTCGGCCTACCTCGATCCCGCGCTGCACGATTCGGTCACCGGGTTCACCAACCCCGAGGAAAGCGAGCACGACCAGTTCGTGCTCGGGCATACCGGCACGTCCATTTCGCTCGCCTGCGGCCTGGCCAAGGCGCGCGACATGGCCGGCGGGCACAGCAACGTGATCGCGGTGATCGGCGACGGATCGCTCAGCTCCGCCATCGCGTTCGAGGGGCTGAACAACGCCGCCGAACAGGGCGGCAACCTGATCATCGTCTTCAACGACAACGAGATGTCGATCGCCGAGGATTTCGGCGGCATGTACGGCCCGCTGGCCCGGCTGCGCGCGTCGGGCGGCACGTCGGAGCCGAATATCTTCAGGGCGTTCGGGCTGGACTACCGCTATGTGGAGCGGGGCAACGACGTCGCGGCGCTGGTGCGCGCGTTCCGCAAGGTGAAGGACATCGACCACCCGGTCGTCGTGCACATCCACACGGTGAAGGGCCTTGGACTGCCGGAGACGGCGTCGGACGAGGCAGCGGAACCGCAGACGCTGACCTCCGGCCGCTGCGAGGCGAACCACTGGCAGAATCCGGATTCCGCGGCCGGCCAGCCCGCCGGCGCGCGCAAGCATTACGGGCAACTGGCCATGGCCGCGTTGGAGCCACGATTCGCCCAAGAGCCGGGACTGGTGGTCATCTCCCCCGCGACCCCGGGGTCGAACGGCATCACCAGGGCGTTCCGCGAGCGCGCCGGCCGGCACTATGTAGATACCGGCATCACCGAGGAGCACGCGGTGGCGTTCGCCTCGGGCATCGCCCGGGCCGGCGGGCGGCCGGTGCTGGCCACCTCGGCCACGTTCTTCCAGCGCACCTTCGACCAGCTGCAGCAGGAGCTGGCGCTGAACGGCACCCCGGCGACGCTGCTCGATTTCGGGGGCGGCCTGTCCGGCGCCGACAACACCCATTCCGGCGCATTCGACATCGCCATGTTCGGCAATATTCCGACGCTGACCTGCCTTGCGCCGACCAGCGGGCAGGCGTTTCTCGACATGCTGGCGTGGTCGACCGGCGCCGGCAACACCGGGCCCGTCGTCATCCGCGTGCCCGGCGACACGATTCTCGCCGCGGAACGGGAGGCCGCTCGCATCCGCGAAGGCCGCGATGGCGGCAGCGGCGCGAGCGGAGCCAATGCTGGCGGAACCGATGTTGTCCGAGCCGAAGCTGCCGATGCCGCGCAGCATCAACAACACGGCAATGCCATGCCCTGGAGCGCCTATCGCATCGCGCGGCGAGGCGCCCGGGTCGCGATTCTGGCGTTGGGCAACGCCTACCCGTTGGGATGCGCCGTCGCCGATGCCTTGGCCGGTGACGCCGCGGACCCCATCGTTGCCACGCTGATCGATCCTCAGCAATTCTCCACGCTGGACGAGGAGACCTTGTTGGGGCTGCATACCGATCATCAGGTCGTCGTCACGCTGGAGGACGGGCAGCTCGAAGGCGGCTGGGGCGAGAAGATCGCCGCGTTCTACGCGCGGGCCGATGCGGTTCATGCCGGTGACGAATCGGCCGCCGGTCCGGAACCAATGCGCGTGCTGAATTTCGGCGCGGCGAAGGAATTCACCGATCGGGTGCCCTTGGCGGAACTCGACGAACGCTACGGCCTGACCCGCGACGCCGTGGTCGGCCGCATCCGCAGCGCCTTGGCGGCTCTCTAG
- a CDS encoding zinc-binding dehydrogenase, which produces MKAVYAAGTDYDNPLAVLEVGDLPEPQARPFWSTVSVKATTVNHHDIWSLKGVGLSAEQAPMVLGTDAAGTLDEDIPVRKGLKAGSEVVLYTFVGTDGAGVMPGERRTILSEKYAGTMAEKTQVPSANVFAKPANLTLDEAAALGTSWITAYSLLFTSANVKPGDTILVQGAGGGVSTAAIQLAHAAGLEVFVTSRSEAKRGKALALGADAAFEAGARLPRKVDAVIESVGAATWGHSVKSVRPGGTIAICGATTGDQPGAELTRIFFQDIRVQGNTMGSREDFARMLRFVEHADLHPVIDATYALADAPAAFGKVLSGDVFGKVVMRV; this is translated from the coding sequence ATGAAAGCCGTATACGCCGCAGGAACCGACTACGACAATCCGCTCGCCGTGCTTGAGGTGGGCGATCTGCCCGAGCCGCAGGCGCGCCCGTTCTGGTCGACCGTGTCCGTCAAGGCCACGACCGTCAACCACCACGATATCTGGAGTCTCAAGGGGGTCGGCCTGTCCGCCGAGCAGGCGCCGATGGTCCTCGGCACCGACGCGGCCGGCACGCTCGACGAGGACATCCCCGTGCGCAAGGGGCTCAAGGCCGGCAGCGAGGTCGTGCTTTACACCTTCGTCGGCACGGACGGCGCCGGCGTGATGCCGGGCGAGCGCCGCACGATCCTGTCCGAGAAATACGCGGGCACGATGGCCGAGAAAACGCAGGTGCCGAGCGCGAACGTGTTCGCCAAGCCCGCCAACCTGACCCTCGACGAGGCGGCCGCGCTCGGCACCAGCTGGATCACCGCGTATTCGCTGCTGTTCACGTCCGCGAACGTCAAGCCGGGCGACACGATCCTCGTGCAGGGCGCCGGCGGCGGCGTGTCGACCGCGGCGATCCAGCTCGCGCATGCGGCCGGCCTCGAGGTGTTCGTCACCTCGCGCTCCGAAGCCAAGCGCGGCAAGGCGCTGGCGCTCGGCGCGGACGCCGCGTTCGAGGCCGGCGCGCGGCTGCCGCGCAAGGTCGACGCGGTGATCGAGTCGGTCGGCGCGGCCACATGGGGCCATTCGGTCAAGTCGGTGCGCCCGGGCGGCACGATCGCGATCTGCGGCGCCACGACCGGCGACCAGCCCGGCGCCGAACTGACCCGCATCTTCTTCCAGGACATCCGCGTGCAGGGCAACACGATGGGCTCGCGCGAGGATTTCGCACGCATGCTGCGATTCGTGGAGCACGCCGACCTGCATCCGGTGATCGATGCGACGTACGCGCTCGCCGACGCCCCCGCCGC
- a CDS encoding ABC transporter permease → MKFTDILHMCSQNLFRRKSRTILTVLGVIVGCCSIVIMVSLGAGINEQNERTLQSMSDLTIINVYRQGSGGMGSGSSSGSSRAGSGAAKLDDSAIENMRRIPGVSGATGQMYMNYSVRFTASNGRYYADYGVIQAIDMGQLDNMGYKLTAGAAPARKGEVLAGQNFAYSFADKYRPEGQNIRQQPFDVGNGTMMVCNDNGCEQVAAGDVEGPFFDPMNTEIVMTVDAGDGSGGSMSGSGGMAGIAGAAGGASGSATPTNTFKLKTTGILKEDYSKGEATSNGIMMDIGQLKGIIAKVDKAAAKKASNYDQALVKVADLSQVADVEQQIKDMGFGTSSSEEMRKSLQEQSQGIQLALGGIGAVSFLVAAIGIANTMVMSVTERTREIGIMKALGCYVRDIRVMFLGEASAIGLIGGLIGCVISALVSLIINLVSMGGGGGAGAVGAGAGLGERIWMAIVGGENVARISVIPWWLFVAAILFSMAVGLIAGFGPANKAVKIPALDAIKNEQ, encoded by the coding sequence ATGAAATTCACCGACATCCTGCATATGTGCAGCCAGAACCTGTTCCGGCGAAAATCACGCACGATACTGACCGTGCTTGGCGTGATCGTCGGATGCTGCTCGATCGTGATCATGGTGTCGCTCGGCGCCGGCATCAACGAGCAGAACGAGAGGACGCTCCAGTCGATGAGCGATCTGACCATCATCAACGTGTACAGACAAGGCTCCGGCGGCATGGGATCCGGCTCGTCATCGGGCTCGTCGCGCGCCGGATCGGGCGCCGCGAAGCTCGATGATTCGGCCATCGAGAACATGCGGCGGATTCCCGGCGTATCCGGGGCGACCGGTCAGATGTACATGAACTACTCCGTCAGGTTCACCGCGTCCAATGGCAGGTACTACGCGGATTACGGCGTGATCCAGGCCATCGACATGGGCCAGCTCGACAACATGGGCTACAAGCTGACGGCCGGCGCCGCTCCGGCCAGGAAGGGCGAGGTGCTCGCCGGACAGAACTTCGCCTACTCCTTCGCCGACAAATACCGGCCGGAGGGCCAGAACATCCGCCAACAGCCGTTCGACGTCGGCAACGGCACCATGATGGTGTGCAACGATAACGGATGCGAACAGGTCGCCGCCGGCGACGTGGAAGGCCCGTTCTTCGACCCGATGAACACCGAAATCGTCATGACCGTCGATGCGGGGGACGGCTCGGGCGGCTCCATGTCCGGCTCGGGCGGCATGGCCGGCATAGCCGGTGCGGCCGGGGGAGCCTCCGGCTCGGCGACGCCGACGAACACGTTCAAGCTCAAGACGACCGGTATCCTCAAGGAGGATTACAGCAAGGGCGAGGCCACGTCGAACGGCATCATGATGGATATCGGCCAGCTCAAGGGCATCATCGCCAAGGTCGACAAGGCCGCGGCGAAGAAGGCCTCGAACTACGACCAGGCGCTGGTCAAGGTCGCCGATCTGTCGCAGGTCGCGGACGTCGAGCAGCAGATCAAGGACATGGGCTTCGGCACCTCGTCCTCGGAGGAGATGCGCAAGAGCCTGCAGGAGCAGTCGCAGGGCATCCAGCTGGCGCTCGGCGGCATCGGCGCGGTGTCGTTCCTGGTGGCGGCGATCGGCATCGCGAACACGATGGTGATGTCCGTGACCGAGCGCACGCGCGAGATCGGCATCATGAAGGCGCTCGGCTGCTATGTGCGCGACATCCGCGTGATGTTCCTCGGCGAGGCCTCGGCGATCGGCCTGATCGGCGGTCTGATCGGATGCGTGATTTCCGCGCTGGTGTCGCTGATCATCAACCTCGTCTCGATGGGCGGGGGAGGAGGGGCCGGTGCGGTTGGCGCCGGCGCCGGCCTCGGCGAGAGGATATGGATGGCGATCGTCGGGGGCGAAAACGTGGCGCGCATTTCGGTCATTCCGTGGTGGCTGTTCGTCGCGGCGATCCTCTTCTCGATGGCCGTCGGCCTGATAGCGGGCTTCGGCCCGGCCAACAAGGCGGTCAAGATCCCCGCGCTCGACGCCATCAAGAACGAGCAGTAG